In the genome of Cydia splendana chromosome 12, ilCydSple1.2, whole genome shotgun sequence, the window TCAGACCAGACTAGGTACTTACCGTGAAaccaaaattgttcaacttttatCTCGTTCCCAACTTCCAAGCTCCGAGAAAATTATGTACTCAATTCCTATCTCGTTTGCTTTTATATGTAAAAGATAATTAACGTAAAATCATTACTGGCAGCCTTCTAATCACTGTCAATGTATCTGCTTAATTTATGGACACGTGCCGCTTTATAATTTATGCTTAAGTCGACCGAGACGCACGAGTTTGTGCTTAGGTACGGTGAGAGTTTTTAATTGAGGAGCTTTTTAGGGTTCATGTTATACATAGATTCGAGCTAAAGGTAATATAAGGTGCACTTTTTTCACTCCACCAGCCCTCATTAACCTCATATTTTGTATATCAAGTTATACTTGTTATTTGTTATCAATCACCTACCGGATTCTCTGAACCTAGAAAAAGCAATATAACCTaggtaaacaaatatttttataagtgtCACATAATGAAACTCCTGGAGCCTAGTTAATGacgaaattgaaaaaaaattaggtATGGGTTTATTTAACATTCTTCAGATAAGAAAGCGGAACCTATACAGCTGGCACAGGCGCTATACTAAGGCATAAAACGAGGTTCCAATCACTAACTTTAAGATGATTattgtgaaagtaaataaacatttaatttatttcttattatttTTGTGGGTCAATCTTACTCAAATCAATCTACATAGAACTCGCTATGTTATTATTACGTTAACGAGTTACATTTTTGcaggttaggtttgttatacctactcgtattgcGATGGGGTGCGTTGCCAGTACCTCAGAAGGCTGCAcgctggcagggtcgccatgtgatgTAATAGGGGGCGTTGATTGAATGACACAACTTGGTTCAAAAATAAAcgtttaattacctacttaaaatgagtaaatataattaattatatatgaAGGCTATGCTGCGAGGCctagcacacacacacacgctaTAATATAAAGGTACAATAATTAGAACCTTTTCGAAATCTTTTATTATTCTTAAACAAATATTTCACAGATACCACTAAAGCTCATCCCACTAATGCTAAGAAAGCTGGGCTTCAACCCCAAAACCGAGGAAGTTAAGGAGATGTTCCGCCTGTTCCTCGAAGACGACCTGGTGGACACGGTGGAGCTTCACGAGTGGTACTTCATGATCGAAGCCAAGCTCAAGTGGGGGGACGACATCGAGCATGTGGTGACCAAAGCCATGCAGACTTTGGGACAGGATGAGGACGAAACAGGTAAAAATATGTTAACGGCCTCCTAGTCTAGTCGGCAGAAGacactccgctgtccgtccgtccgtccgtctgtcaccaggctgtatctcatgaaccgtgatagctagacagttgaaattttcacagatgatgtatttctgttcagccgctataacaacaaatactaaaaacaaaatcaaataaataattaagtggGACTTTTTTTCCGTtctttgcgtaatggtacgggacccttcgtgcgcgagtccgactcgcacttggccggttttatatttaattacggctgctatttaactgatcaccagatttagtaaaatttaataccaaaaaaatctattttaccaccctaaaataatgaatgatcaccaaaattaaaacaattattaattGATAGCAggttaacttacttttctagtagcataacgaaatgccactagaaatgtgggttaggttaggtgggtattcggtgcggggtacggggggttgagcgggaggggctagtaattttggcatcagtttactttatttggtagtatgtatacattttttggtaatcatagtggtttatttaggtgaaaatatcgcattaatttggtcttcaagatttggtgatcattaatgatttttggtgatcattcaatatatttggtatttgaatacaatttgaagtgcagtcgtaattaaaacggtggtacttttgtatttttaggccttagttttttggtggtcagtaattttttttggtaagcatgatttttttatttagggtaccaaagtattttttggtggtcattatatttgtagcctttaaTTATCGTCGTCTGCTACTCACAAGTCTCACAACTAGGTCGTTCTATGTAAATTgtgctataatatttatttatttattatttatttctgttcTATTCTACAGGGTTCTGTGCCTTAGATGTTCTTAAAACAGAGCTGTTTACCTGGGGGGAACCGTTTTCGGAAGAAGAGTTTGTAGACTGGGTCAAACTGGCGATGAAAGACAAAACTTACGACGTGATGTCCGGAGGGTTCAATTATGTcaagtttattgaaaatatgaaCGCTAAGGTATGTTTAAAATTGATCTTAATGATTTTGGTACTTACTGAGATACATTGCATTGTATGTATCGGATTGGAGCTACAACATTCAAAGgggaaaattataaataaaaacttaaaaaattaaaataaaagttggCCCGGCCTAATTGCATGCTAAGCTACGATCGTAGCGCCACGTCGTAGTCGATATCACCTACGTAGCGAAAATGCATTGTAGTTAGAGGCGTTACGACAGCGCGTCACCGTGATTAGTGCTGAATGGATTAAAAAAACTCACCGAAAACGGTTGGAGCAGTATGTTATGAGTCATGAGACCCATGAGCAATGAaacgttaaattttatttttgagtgTCTCACTACACTACTTGCCAAGGCCTCTCCATTGGTTCTCCACAACTTTCGATTTTGTGCTTCTTCCAGGCTTACAATGGCTGTCAAAGCAAGGCGTCAAAATGGTCTCCCTATTTATCTCCATCTGGGCTTACCCCGCCCACGCCACGCCACGGCATTCATTTGGTTTATCCCACATATTCCGATGCATACGATAGACGTGGCCGGCCCAATTCCATTTGAGTCTGGCGTTATTTTTGCCAACATCAGCAATGTTTTAGAGTGCAGCTAGCGTAGTGTTCCAGACGCGGTCGGCCCTTTTAACACCTAATAACTTAACACTTCACTTCCAGGACGAGAGAGCGAATAAGGAACCAATAAACTACTTCAAGCTAGACCAGAAGACTCTGGCCGCCTTGGCTATAAAGAAGGCTCAAGAAGAGAAGGAGGAACAGGAGAAGAAGGAAGCGGAGAAGAAAGCGAAAGAAGAGGCCAAGAGGCTGAAGATGATAGCTGATGGGTTGTTACCACCCGATTAGTTTGGTCCCAAATGGTTTCATGGTATTCAAAATACaggtttataaataaaattttggaatcataaaatataaaaatatcgtaaaatatgaaaaaaatcttttGGTTTGAAAAGAAGTAATTTGGAATTTGGAATAGCTAGAGGTTGGTACCACCCGATTAGTTTGGTCGCAAAAGGTAAAGGTAATACGTAGGTATACAAATTACTCAAATAAggggttttaaaaaaaaatggtaattaggtatgtaaataGACCACCTatgggtttaaaaaaatattggtttGGATATAAAACAAACATAAATTATCCTGTGTGTTTGGTTTTCTATGTTGAGTATTTGTAACTAGTGATGATAGAAACTTCTGCTAGTTCTGGTATTGCTACATATTTGGCTTCAGTGGTAAATAGCGCTACCAAAGAAAATTTATTGTAATAGAGAGTTATACATAGTTGGGAAGTCATATGTTTTGTTATCACTGATTTATCAAATGTCAACTTTTGACGATTATATAGAGTTACCGCATAATATACGGAGCTGTATAGTGCCATTTCGTTTAGGTGTGAAATTCGAAGCACACATATCTTACTGCTGTTGAAATGGAACTTTTATCAAAAGAAGTTTAAGGTAAGCCGGATCCTTTCTATATTTCATCGTTTCATGCAGAGAAGGTAAAATGGGATTACGTATTTCttaattaatagttatttttgtAACAGAACACCCAGTTTTCCGATCTAAATAATTTACATTTAGGAAGATTACTCAGAAGCAATCTAATTATAATCATCTAATATAAATCTGTTTATCCTTTTTAGCGCAGGAAAATACAAGTAAAAGGCAAATAGGAGCACAAAACAAGAGCGTCAATATTCTCAATAAATCTTATCGGGGACGACACAATCGAACTCAATAATGTAGTAACAACCACAACAAAGCAGCCAATTTATAGATAGGTCCTTTCCTTTGTTTTAACTTGATAGTTATAAACAGAGATACCGCAACTGCATGAGTTATTGTAGAAATGTCGTGGATGGTGCTCTATGGGACAGAACACACGGAGTGGCGCTGTTGAAACTAATAATAAGGCCTTTGCTTATGCACAACTCACGATTTTTCAAGGCGAAATCTTAGAGGATATacccaacggagacgccatgtctataattttcggtacaaaatagtctgccgtttttgcgggggaggggcacatcaaatgtaagTATACGTAACgcaaacatagccatgtcagataaacgtcagtccatacatgtggttgacatgtggttgaccattggccgcctattttcaaCAGAGGGGAAcccctgttaatgaccactccgttgaAATGCGTGCCATAAAGTTATGCTAGGAGGTCAGATCACCTGGTGAAAGTTATTATATCTAATTTAATCAAAACCTGGTTAGAACACAAAtacataaaattaattcattgtCAACGAGCTCAAAATACTACTTAAAGGTCTTTAAGAGCACCAGGCCCAAATCGGGCTCCTCCGAAAGCGTTGTAGGTAATTactattaatttatttgtatatgtatatgtatctaGGGGTGTTGTACCGCGGATCGCCATACTCCGCATCGACATTGCGTTACGTGTGTTCTGCGCTTTCGCGTCCCACACCGACATAAAAGGCGGTTTAATACCAAATGGATTCATTAAAATAGCTTTTAACTATATTGTACTCTAAAGTGGGACAGCACTCGCTGTTATTTTCATAAATGCAATATTGTCCAAAGGCGAAACAATTGGGGACGAGTTTAATCGCCTGAGTAATTATTTCGTTATTGACCTTTCCGCCATGTTTTTGGGTAATTCCGTTTTTAGCATTGGCGAAATGAAGCGTGATACGATACGTTCGAATTATTGCGTCGAAATGGCGCGCCAATTCCAACGTAAATAGATACGTGATAGCAACATATTTAACTGACGATTGGTAGTCTTTATTGTCATTAAAATAAGGTTGACGAATGGTCACTGAATCGCGTTGTTTTTAGGTTATGTCGGCTCTAATTAAGGTAGGTGATGGGTTCGGAAACGGCCGGACACTATTTTCCGGATGACTTGTTGGGTCGTCTGTTTGTTCGCGGTTTCATCGCGTGCTTGGTGATGTTATCGTCCTAGGAATATTCCTTACTCAGACTTTAAGCAGGCTATCTCCAAAAGGAACAAAATCGTTCTGAAAGTATTTCCATTGTGTCTGATTTACCAATGCCTTCATCTTCCTAGTGTTATCTCGGATTTGaattataattatgaaaatacaGGAATGGAAAATGTTTTGAGtcataattgtttatttatttacaagaaactagtctagcctagcggtaagagcgtatGACTTTCAAACTGGAGATTACggtttcaaaccccggctcgtacctatgaaatatttaccagtcgcttttcggtgaaggaaaacaagaagtcggactaatcccaataaggcctagttcccctctgagttggaaagtcagatagcagtcgctttcgtgAACCCAATTTTCAATTCGCTACGTCAATTCTTGAGACTACTAGTTACCAAGTAGACCTCAGGCTTCCATGAGAAAAAAGTGGCATAAACTTTCCTGAGCTTctgtggcaaaaagccgggacaacgcgaggatgATCAAGATGTTACATTTTCCCCACTTTAGAGAATGTTTCCTTGCATCGGACATGGACCAGGAATGTTCCTGGTGCGGAATGTTCCCATGAATGTGCCCATAGCCCGTCCCTACCCTTGCTTGATGGGTTCCGGTCTCTAAACGTTGCGCTAATGTCGCTGTCGGTATTTTCGGAAGGCGTAATCACAGTTCACGCCTACGTTGAGGCCTTTATCGTTCTCTGGCTCGGTGACTTTATTTGATATGCTGATTTCTGGGTGTTATTGTCAACAATGACCCATAGATAAacaaataccttaaaactagcatacctacttaattacaaTTTTACTTGGGCGAAGTTCAACAGTCATGACGTTAGGGTTCCCGAGGGTAGATAGTTTTGCCAACCCTAATTTTCAATGAATTGAATCAAAAATCAGAAATCATTGCACTTAAATAGTCACtcatgaaattaaattatggAAACGGATTGTATCGCGTATCATTTAAATGTAGGTTGTACATAAATGTACGCGTCTATTATAAATTCATTAAACGCGATACAATCCGTTTTCATTATGTCATCATTGCATTTAATCATGATAAACTTAAGTTATAATTACATGATaacacttcttcttcttctttcggCCTTATCCCACttttatttggggtcggctctcctaatcAATTTTCTCCAGTTATATCTGTTCCGGGTCGTCGTTGGGTCTATATTCTTATTCTCTAGTTAGGTCTTTCTTAACTACGGACATCCATGTAACGACTTACAGGGGTCGTCCACTCTTTTTCGGTCCTTTCATAAACTTTAGTACCTTTCTAGTCATGTGGATTGTGGTCCTCCGGCCTTCTCATGACATGACCGTACCATCGGAGTCGTGTTTCCGTTAGCTTGTCCTGTATGGGTCTTATTTTGAACAAGCCTCTTATGTAACGGTTCGGCACTTTGTCCATGAGTGTCAGTCCTGCAGACCACCTAAGCATTCGCATTTCAGCGACGTGAAGTTGGTCGGATTGTTGCTTCTTGAGAGGCCAACATTCTGCACCATATAACATTGCTGGTCTGACAGCGGTTTTGTACACTTTCCCCTTTACGCGGATGGGTATCATTAACtacatgataaaaaaaaatacatgataacacataaacttaaaacttgaaCTATACAGTTTACCATGAAATTTGtccgcctcagcataatgctgactcgaaagtcagcgctgatcttctATTTGTGCAACATTGTTAACGGGGTTTGGTTTATTGTACTTTGTAATTATTACCTCCATAGTTTTGGCTTCTAGTATAGCAGGTACATCTCGTTTTACTCACCTGAAACCTTGCTTTGAAAGACAGTATGTGCATGTGGTTTAAATAGATTATTCGCTTTGAGGCCTTTTGCCCTTTGATTCAATTTCGCTGGCGCTGCATATCGAGTTTGAATTTCCAATGCAAACGTGTTTTTTTAGGTGTGATGGGAAACCGAGAAACAAAGGAACACTGGCGTTTCGTGGCTAGAATGTTGAATATAGtcattgattttgattttgtatTATTACACGGGTCAAAAcacaagtttattatttactttaacGGGACTTGTATTACCTccaacgtttcgaggacggcattgtccccgtggtctcgcaGAAAGACGAGTCATTTAGAAATATTCACTGCCTTCACTTGTGACGAATGTCATGTTGTTTAAAATAGCATAACAACGCTTAGGTAACTCCATACATATTCAAATAACGTTTGCATAATCCTTGCAATATCGTCTTGTGAGCAATGGGACGACTAAATACGACATCGGCTAAAATAGCTCTAAGAACCACATCAAATCAGAACAAGATACACCTTATTTTAAAGAAAGTAAGGTTGGGATTAGTTTGGGAAGTCATGAATGTAGATTTACACGTGAAGAGAGACAGAGGGACAATTAGCGCGTGAAATTGTGTCCACATTTTTAACGGGCGCTTTAACTTCCATGGGTAATGTGATGAGATTCTTGTGACCTTTAAGGATAAATTGGATCTTTCTTTATGTAAAATTTCATATGGGTTTAATGGAAATTTAAGGGCGAGTTGCTCCTCGAAATTAACGAACGGATCAACGGCAAAGGCGGCAGATATTCACAAAAGTAAAATTTTTCGTGACTTTTGGGCCTCGTCTGTGACATGTGCGACAATGTGCGTGACTTACATATTATGATTTGGTAGGACTTGGcccgttttttagggttccgtacctcaaaaggaaaaaacggaacccttataggatcactcgtgcgtctgtctgtctgtctgtctgtctgtctgtctgtctgtccgtctgtcacagccgattttctccggaactactctGCCCTGCTTATCGTACGTGCAGTACTTGCATGAAAAACAtcgtttaaataaagaacttattcaaAGAGAACAAGATAAACAATTGCATGACTTTTCAACTGTGATTACTGCATATGTTGTTAGCACGGcagtactggaccaatcaagttgaaatttggtacacatatgtaagtttgtgacccgaatacggacatgtaacgtaaacaaatgaattttaaacatgggggccacttttggggggtaaatgaaaaaatgaacaaaaaaatttttcaaactatatcatgttacatatcaaatgaaagagcttattgtaaggatttcaaataatttttttttataattttcgtatcaacagtttagaagttattcaagaaaataggcaaaaaattaccattccccccccttatctccgaaactactaggtctaaaattttgaaaaaaatacataaaataggtctatacctatagatgacaggaaaacctattaaaaatgtacagtcaagcgtgagtcggacttaattacagtttttaatccgacccctacggattttttaaagagatttcactcacgtttcacataaaaaatacattgttaacagcgccggattacttagagtagtagttttcttagagtaattggtgataattttctgataagataatcattttaaatatttatcggtCTTatctacttacgagtaattgtaaggtcaaattaaaaataatgtttaaaaaaaatgttaaattgagagctagcttaaagttttttgtactcgtcgactttaatggttgaattaataaagactttgtaaccaataagcaaaacaagcacgtgcttacggcaccacgttcagggagggcaccaaaatgccaggttgaaaaaggtgaacaaattttaaaattagggacagacacatcgtttttaccacacgatttttttagctgtccaaaagctaatttgcaaaaataatggcgcgtaattctttgggaaacaatcggtcgcagtagaagagtcgtgattacatgcatagattcgatttcaacccactcttttgcggttcggcgttaggtcttatgcgaggccttctgccttacggcaaagttgatcttctgccttaattacacttgggcgtggatccaaatccaagctttcctctttcgcagctgggcctactgcctttctcacacttcgccaattcaattccaagctctctgctttcttgcatattttatgcatgaaaacaacctcgctgagacccttaaatatcgagccctatgcgaagctaggctgatagaaaactgtcccatcccttctctgtatgaaatcctggattcgcgcctggttgggactaaaactaaaattgcgtttttatatcgaaaaattttcgcgctcgcttcgcttgcgttttcaattactttataaggtatgata includes:
- the LOC134795751 gene encoding uncharacterized protein LOC134795751, yielding MGPKKGKLDPKMAAKAAGKAAAAAMMATGPPPKPKKIPPPPACFTPEDIVRYKEMFKAHDEDNLEKIPLKLIPLMLRKLGFNPKTEEVKEMFRLFLEDDLVDTVELHEWYFMIEAKLKWGDDIEHVVTKAMQTLGQDEDETGFCALDVLKTELFTWGEPFSEEEFVDWVKLAMKDKTYDVMSGGFNYVKFIENMNAKDERANKEPINYFKLDQKTLAALAIKKAQEEKEEQEKKEAEKKAKEEAKRLKMIADGLLPPD